A section of the Amblyomma americanum isolate KBUSLIRL-KWMA chromosome 2, ASM5285725v1, whole genome shotgun sequence genome encodes:
- the LOC144120505 gene encoding uncharacterized protein LOC144120505: MSSDKDKGSKYGNAAMSVSQLDKELQATYESCVADGLTEAEIRHAARLFLNCSQRRRATPPRRRLVKKAIACTTIVVFLLLAKESIEWRLCMYGRLALIALLPYWDWTPYHYASCLISNPLYKARTVTTADCQVCEDLRGAARADGVDPQLLLEGYVENLVPVVVRENMGDWVALEPSFALTNVTQAYLDDEELKEAAICNFRSNLRQLGFDAFLRRFPTMTGWFAHWENCDRSGQKHIRQFYRRPSFLPLAVELTRPNWAVASRGFIGRRFKQLDFEGGSTLVWIAQVKGFNYIRLVPEAVCSDICQELELLLEAKEILLVHAKLWKVHYLPGEESENIAFAAGGFISD, encoded by the exons ATGTCGTCGGACAAGGACAAAGGGTCGAAGTACGGGAACGCAGCCATGAGTGTCTCGCAGCTGGACAAAGAGCTCCAGGCCACCTACGAGTCCTGCGTCGCGGACGGCCTGACGGAAGCCGAGATTCGGCATGCGGCACGGCTTTTCCTCAACTGCAGCCAGAGGAGGCGCGCTACCCCGCCACGACGTAGGCTGGTGAAGAAGGCGATCGCCTGCACTACCATCGTGGTATTCCTCCTGCTCGCGAAGGAGTCCATCGAGTGGAGGCTGTGCATGTACGGCAGGCTGGCTCTGATCGCA CTACTGCCTTACTGGGACTGGACACCGTACCACTACGCGTCCTGCTTGATCTCCAATCCGCTGTACAAAGCCAGGACGGTCACCACTGCAGACTGCCAG GTGTGCGAGGACCTTCGCGGCGCGGCGCGGGCGGATGGCGTGGACCCCCAGCTCCTGCTCGAAGGTTACGTAGAGAACCTGGTTCCTGTCGTGGTCCGAGAAAACATGGGCGACTGGGTCGCCTTGGAGCCTTCGTTCGCCCTAACCAACGTCACTCAG gcgtACCTGGACGATGAGGAGCTGAAGGAGGCGGCCATATGCAACTTCCGCAGCAACCTGCGCCAGCTCGGCTTCGACGCCTTCCTGCGCAGGTTCCCCACCATGACCGGCTGGTTCGCCCACTG GGAGAACTGCGACCGCTCCGGCCAGAAGCACATCCGCCAGTTCTACCGGCGCCCCTCGTTTCTGCCGCTGGCCGTGGAGCTGACGCGCCCCAACTGGGCCGTCGCGTCCCGCGGGTTCATCGGGCGCCGCTTCAAACAG CTCGACTTCGAGGGCGGGAGCACTCTGGTTTGGATTGCGCAAGTTAAAGGTTTCAACTACATACGCCTGGTGCCCGAAGCCGTCTGTTCAGACATCTGCCAAGAACTGGAGCTCCTCCTCGAAGCGAAAGAGATAC TACTCGTCCATGCGAAGCTGTGGAAAGTGCACTACCTTCCTGGTGAGGAATCGGAAAACATCGCATTTGCGGCTGGTGGCTTCATTTCAGATTGA